A single Pseudomonas sp. HN11 DNA region contains:
- a CDS encoding CoA-acylating methylmalonate-semialdehyde dehydrogenase: MTTTIEHYINDQRVSRDDRYQDVYNPATGEKTGRVALASRQTVGEAVAAAQAAFAGWADTPPIRRARVLFEYLHLLRERKDDLARIIVAEHGKVFTDAQGEVDRGIDILEFACGIPNLLKGEHSDQVSRGMDNWTMRQPLGVVAGVTPFNFPVMVPMWMYPIAIAAGNTFILKPSPTDPSASLFMAELLREAGLPKGVFNVVQGDKESVDALIEHPDVKAVSFVGSTPIAQYIYETGARNGKRVQGLGGAKNHMVVMPDADIEKTVDALMGAAYGSAGERCMAISVAVLVGDVGDKVIAALTERAKQLRITDGRDLKAEMGPIVSRAALERISGYIEQGVQAGAQLLLDGRDYVPSEAGLENGFWLGATLFDHVTQEMSIYREEIFGPVLACVRVNDFGEAIKLVNDHEFGNGVSCFTRDGNIAREFARRIEVGMVGINVPIPVPMAWHGFGGWKKSLFGDMHAYGTEGVRFYTKQKSIMQRWSESIEQGAEFAMPVSK; encoded by the coding sequence ATGACCACCACCATCGAGCACTACATCAACGACCAGCGCGTGTCCCGCGATGATCGCTATCAGGACGTCTACAACCCGGCCACCGGCGAAAAGACCGGCCGCGTCGCCCTGGCCAGCCGCCAGACCGTCGGCGAAGCCGTTGCCGCTGCCCAGGCTGCGTTCGCCGGTTGGGCCGACACGCCGCCGATCCGCCGCGCCCGCGTGCTGTTCGAATACCTGCACCTGTTGCGTGAACGCAAGGACGACCTGGCACGCATCATCGTCGCCGAGCACGGTAAGGTTTTCACTGACGCCCAGGGCGAAGTCGATCGTGGCATCGACATCCTCGAATTCGCCTGCGGCATTCCCAACCTGCTCAAGGGCGAACACTCCGACCAGGTTTCCCGTGGCATGGACAACTGGACGATGCGCCAGCCCCTGGGCGTTGTGGCCGGTGTCACACCGTTCAACTTCCCGGTGATGGTGCCGATGTGGATGTACCCGATCGCCATCGCGGCGGGCAACACTTTTATCCTCAAGCCAAGCCCGACCGACCCAAGCGCCTCGTTGTTCATGGCCGAACTGCTGCGTGAAGCCGGCTTGCCCAAAGGCGTGTTCAACGTGGTGCAGGGCGACAAGGAGTCAGTGGACGCGCTGATCGAACACCCGGACGTCAAGGCCGTGAGCTTTGTCGGCTCCACGCCGATTGCCCAATACATCTACGAAACCGGTGCCCGCAACGGCAAGCGCGTGCAAGGTCTGGGCGGCGCGAAAAACCACATGGTGGTGATGCCCGACGCCGATATTGAAAAAACCGTCGATGCTCTGATGGGCGCCGCCTACGGCAGTGCCGGCGAACGCTGCATGGCCATCTCCGTGGCAGTGCTGGTGGGCGATGTGGGTGACAAAGTCATCGCTGCCTTGACCGAACGGGCCAAGCAACTGCGCATCACCGACGGCCGCGACCTCAAGGCCGAAATGGGCCCGATCGTGTCCCGTGCGGCGCTGGAACGCATCAGCGGCTACATCGAGCAAGGCGTACAGGCTGGTGCGCAACTGCTGCTGGACGGGCGCGACTATGTGCCCTCTGAAGCGGGCCTGGAAAACGGCTTCTGGCTTGGCGCGACCCTGTTCGACCACGTGACCCAAGAGATGAGCATCTACCGCGAAGAAATCTTCGGCCCGGTATTGGCCTGTGTGCGCGTGAATGACTTTGGCGAAGCGATCAAACTGGTCAACGACCACGAGTTCGGCAACGGCGTGAGCTGCTTCACCCGCGACGGCAACATCGCCCGTGAATTTGCGCGACGGATCGAGGTGGGCATGGTTGGCATCAACGTGCCGATTCCGGTGCCGATGGCGTGGCACGGGTTTGGTGGCTGGAAGAAGAGTTTGTTTGGCGATATGCACGCGTATGGCACTGAAGGTGTGCGCTTCTACACCAAACAGAAGTCAATCATGCAGCGCTGGTCGGAGAGTATTGAGCAGGGTGCGGAGTTTGCGATGCCGGTCTCCAAATAA
- a CDS encoding IS3 family transposase (programmed frameshift), translating into MSKYTTQFKLSAITTFLEKGRGFRRIAAQFQMDPTLLRRWVEAYRLHGEASLSTTGQRYSALFKFSVLQRMWRDSLSLRRAAALFNLGNSTQVGRWQQQYYSGGIEALESGKKGLCTVMSKPPIKPRKSSAPITAPEPEHKTLLDELKYLRMENAYLKKLGVRRGSDEAGERTEEKARLVSELKQEFSLSELLKLVSLARSTYYYQLKAMGVADRFASVKAAIQNLQNEHMGCLGYRRMTLELRKERPQINGKTVRRLMGELGLKCTVRPKKYRSYNGPMGDVSPNTLARQFEAEKPNQKWVTDVTEFKVAGKKMYLSPVLDLYNGEIVAYQMAMRPQYALVGEMLEKALQRLPEGAKPMLHSDQGWHYRHSKYRERLEKAGLEQSMSRRGNCYDNATMESFFGTLKSEFYYRKNFDNVEQLQAGLDEYIHYYNYKRIKVKLGGLSPVAYRVKSAVA; encoded by the exons ATGAGTAAGTACACGACGCAGTTCAAGCTATCCGCTATTACCACTTTCCTTGAGAAAGGCCGAGGCTTTCGCCGTATCGCCGCTCAATTTCAAATGGACCCTACATTGCTTCGTCGCTGGGTCGAGGCGTATCGATTGCACGGTGAGGCCAGTTTGAGCACCACCGGCCAACGTTACTCCGCCTTGTTCAAGTTCTCCGTCCTACAACGCATGTGGCGTGACTCCCTTTCCTTACGCCGCGCAGCGGCGCTTTTCAATTTGGGTAACTCCACTCAGGTGGGCAGATGGCAGCAGCAGTATTACAGTGGCGGCATTGAAGCCCTGGAGTCAGGGAAAAAAGGACTGTGTACCGTTATGTCTAAGCCACCCATTAAACCACGTAAATCTTCTGCCCCAATCACTGCCCCTGAGCCCGAACACAAGACGTTGCTCGATGAGCTCAAGTATCTGCGCATGGAGAACGCCTACCTAAAAAAGCTT GGAGTTAGGCGAGGCAGTGATGAGGCGGGAGAAAGAACAGAAGAAAAAGCCCGATTAGTCAGTGAGCTTAAGCAAGAGTTTTCCTTGAGTGAGTTGCTCAAGCTGGTGAGCCTTGCGCGAAGCACGTACTACTACCAACTCAAAGCGATGGGCGTTGCAGACCGGTTTGCCTCGGTCAAAGCAGCTATCCAGAACCTCCAGAATGAGCATATGGGCTGTCTTGGTTATCGTCGTATGACTTTAGAGCTTCGTAAAGAACGACCACAGATCAACGGGAAAACGGTACGTCGGCTGATGGGGGAGCTGGGTCTGAAATGCACCGTGCGACCAAAGAAATACCGGTCGTATAACGGACCGATGGGAGATGTATCGCCCAATACACTGGCTCGTCAATTCGAGGCTGAGAAACCGAATCAGAAATGGGTAACTGATGTCACCGAGTTCAAAGTGGCTGGCAAGAAGATGTACTTATCTCCAGTTTTAGATTTGTACAACGGCGAGATTGTGGCCTATCAGATGGCCATGCGCCCCCAATATGCTTTGGTGGGCGAGATGTTGGAAAAAGCTCTTCAACGCTTACCTGAGGGGGCTAAGCCTATGCTGCACTCGGATCAGGGCTGGCATTACCGACACTCAAAATACCGAGAGCGACTGGAAAAGGCGGGGCTGGAGCAAAGCATGTCACGCAGAGGAAACTGTTATGACAACGCCACAATGGAGAGTTTTTTCGGCACACTGAAGTCAGAATTTTACTACCGAAAAAACTTCGACAACGTGGAACAGTTGCAAGCTGGGTTGGATGAGTACATCCATTACTACAACTATAAACGAATCAAAGTGAAGCTTGGCGGACTGAGCCCTGTAGCCTATAGGGTCAAGTCCGCTGTAGCCTAA
- a CDS encoding sugar ABC transporter permease codes for MNQVKHLFTRYKMLALVIAVAVIWVFFSWQTEGGFLTPRNLSNLLRQMSITGILACGMVLVIISGEIDLSVGSLLGLLGGLAAILDVVYHIPLLANLSLVALCGLMIGLANGYMTAYLRIPSFIVGLGGMLAFRGILLGITGGTTIAPVSPSLVYVGQGYLPHSVGIGLGVLLFALTVFLTWKQRRNRALHGLAAHSFARDLVRVAVIGAVLAGFVTTLNSYDGIPVPVLLLLVLLGVFSYVTSQTVFGRRVYAVGSNMEATRLSGINVQAVKLWIFGIMGVMCALAGLVNTARLAAGSPSAGNMGELDAIAACFIGGTSMRGGSGTVYGALLGALVITSLDNGMSMLDVDSYWQMIVKGSILVLAVWVDVSTRTGRR; via the coding sequence ATGAATCAGGTCAAACACCTTTTCACCCGCTACAAAATGCTCGCCCTGGTCATCGCCGTGGCGGTGATCTGGGTGTTTTTCAGCTGGCAGACCGAGGGTGGGTTCCTCACGCCGCGCAACCTGTCCAACCTCCTGCGGCAGATGTCGATCACCGGAATATTGGCGTGCGGCATGGTATTGGTGATCATCAGCGGCGAGATCGATTTGTCGGTGGGGTCGTTGCTGGGGTTGCTGGGTGGGCTGGCGGCGATCCTGGATGTGGTTTATCACATTCCGCTGCTGGCCAACCTGAGCTTGGTAGCGTTGTGCGGGTTGATGATTGGCTTGGCCAACGGCTACATGACGGCCTATCTGCGCATCCCGTCGTTCATTGTCGGCTTGGGTGGGATGCTGGCGTTTCGCGGGATCCTGCTGGGGATTACCGGCGGCACCACCATTGCACCGGTTTCGCCGTCGCTGGTGTATGTGGGCCAGGGGTATCTGCCGCATTCGGTGGGTATCGGGCTGGGCGTGCTGTTGTTTGCGCTGACGGTTTTTCTGACCTGGAAGCAGCGGCGCAACCGGGCGTTGCATGGTCTGGCGGCGCACTCGTTCGCACGAGACCTGGTGCGCGTGGCGGTGATCGGAGCCGTACTGGCCGGGTTTGTCACGACCCTCAACAGCTACGACGGAATTCCCGTCCCCGTCTTGCTGCTGCTGGTTTTATTGGGCGTATTCAGCTACGTCACCAGCCAGACCGTATTTGGGCGTCGTGTGTACGCGGTCGGCAGCAACATGGAAGCCACACGCCTGTCGGGCATCAATGTGCAGGCGGTGAAACTGTGGATCTTCGGCATCATGGGCGTGATGTGCGCCCTCGCCGGTTTGGTCAACACGGCTCGCCTGGCGGCCGGCTCGCCGTCAGCGGGGAACATGGGCGAGTTGGATGCCATCGCCGCGTGTTTTATCGGCGGCACATCAATGCGCGGTGGTTCGGGCACGGTGTATGGCGCGTTGCTCGGGGCATTGGTGATCACCAGCCTGGACAATGGGATGTCGATGCTGGATGTGGACAGCTACTGGCAGATGATCGTGAAGGGCAGCATCCTGGTGCTGGCAGTGTGGGTGGATGTGAGTACGCGCACAGGCAGACGCTGA